A genome region from Flavobacterium sp. CFS9 includes the following:
- a CDS encoding PAS domain-containing sensor histidine kinase, with protein MSFSERRNTTRWIIITISFLIISLILWNTYTFFQIFKNEERLKMNLWANAQKTLINADENTNLDLPLEIINNNTSVPVMLTMYNKVISSVNVPEEVLQNNESTLSYLKNLKNENEPIVIEYAPGKHQELYYGNSALINKLKYYPIALLLIIFLFGALIYNFYRSTKMATQNKLWAGMAKETAHQIGTPLSSLIGWVEILKAEEIDSSITLEIEKDIERLQTITDRFSKIGSVPVLEEKDIVAETLNTYQYLQSRFSKQVTFSYQTPQQSILAMINPTLHSWTIENLVKNAIDAMKGKGTLDLLIEEDAHHVKINVKDSGTGISKKQFKTIFEPGFTTKKRGWGLGLSLTKRIVEEYHNGKIKVLQSEIGKGTTFQILLNKKV; from the coding sequence ATGTCTTTTTCTGAGAGAAGAAATACAACCCGTTGGATCATTATTACCATTTCCTTTTTAATCATTTCCCTGATTCTCTGGAACACTTATACTTTTTTCCAAATCTTTAAAAACGAAGAGCGCTTAAAGATGAATCTTTGGGCCAATGCGCAAAAGACACTGATCAATGCAGATGAAAATACTAATTTAGATTTGCCGCTTGAAATCATCAACAACAATACTTCGGTTCCTGTTATGCTTACCATGTATAACAAAGTGATTAGTTCTGTGAATGTTCCGGAAGAAGTACTGCAAAATAACGAAAGCACCTTATCCTATCTTAAAAATCTGAAAAACGAAAACGAGCCTATCGTTATTGAATATGCACCTGGAAAACATCAGGAATTGTATTATGGAAATTCGGCATTGATAAACAAGCTGAAATATTATCCCATCGCTTTATTGCTGATTATCTTTTTGTTTGGGGCTTTGATTTATAATTTTTACAGAAGCACCAAAATGGCTACCCAAAATAAACTCTGGGCAGGAATGGCAAAAGAAACGGCGCATCAAATCGGAACACCTTTATCCTCTTTAATTGGCTGGGTTGAGATTTTAAAAGCAGAAGAAATTGATTCGTCTATAACTCTTGAAATTGAAAAAGACATTGAACGCTTACAGACTATCACTGACCGTTTTTCTAAAATTGGATCGGTTCCTGTTTTAGAAGAAAAAGATATTGTTGCCGAAACTTTAAATACATACCAATATTTACAATCCCGTTTTTCGAAACAGGTTACTTTCTCTTATCAAACTCCTCAACAAAGCATTTTGGCAATGATAAATCCAACGCTCCACAGCTGGACTATTGAGAATTTAGTTAAGAATGCGATTGATGCGATGAAAGGAAAAGGAACGCTGGATCTTCTAATTGAAGAAGATGCACATCATGTCAAAATTAATGTAAAAGACTCCGGAACTGGAATTTCTAAAAAGCAGTTCAAAACTATTTTCGAACCCGGTTTTACAACCAAAAAACGTGGTTGGGGGCTTGGACTTTCCTTAACCAAAAGGATCGTTGAGGAATATCATAACGGAAAGATAAAAGTTTTACAATCTGAAATTGGAAAAGGAACTACTTTTCAGATTTTACTAAATAAAAAAGTGTAG
- a CDS encoding flavin reductase family protein — translation MISIDPKEIPTAKLQGYLQSAVGPRPIAFASTISAKGIPNLSPFSFFNVFSANPPILVFSPARRVRDNTIKHTLINAEETREVVINVVNYDLVQQTSLASTEYGDGVNEFIKAGLTQVPSDFVKPYRVKESPVQFECKVTQIIPLGDQGGAGNLILCEVVKLHISEAILDENGAIDQHKIDLVSRLGSNWYSRSNQGLFEVPKPLTTLGVGVDVIPDFIKESPVFDGNDLGKLGNIEALPTTEEVSIFVKENFSVKGVLSSDDLEKVHLEAKKYLNKDDILSAWKVLLAKQ, via the coding sequence ATGATTAGTATTGATCCAAAAGAAATACCAACGGCCAAATTGCAAGGCTATTTACAAAGTGCTGTAGGGCCCAGACCAATTGCATTTGCAAGTACAATTAGTGCTAAGGGAATACCTAATTTGTCGCCTTTTAGTTTCTTTAATGTGTTCAGTGCCAATCCGCCAATTTTGGTTTTTTCGCCAGCGCGACGTGTACGTGATAATACCATTAAACACACCCTGATTAACGCTGAGGAAACTCGTGAAGTAGTTATAAATGTTGTGAATTATGATTTGGTACAGCAAACATCGTTAGCGAGTACTGAATACGGAGATGGTGTAAATGAATTTATAAAAGCCGGTTTGACGCAAGTTCCGTCTGATTTTGTAAAGCCTTACCGTGTAAAAGAGTCTCCGGTACAGTTTGAATGTAAAGTCACTCAGATTATTCCATTAGGAGATCAGGGTGGTGCGGGAAATCTGATTCTTTGTGAAGTGGTTAAACTTCACATTAGCGAAGCCATTTTAGATGAAAACGGAGCCATTGATCAGCATAAAATAGATTTGGTTTCAAGATTGGGCAGTAATTGGTACTCCCGATCGAATCAGGGACTTTTTGAAGTGCCAAAACCCTTGACCACTTTAGGAGTAGGAGTAGATGTAATTCCTGACTTTATTAAAGAAAGCCCTGTTTTTGATGGGAATGATCTGGGGAAATTAGGGAATATTGAAGCCTTGCCTACCACAGAAGAAGTTAGTATATTTGTGAAAGAAAATTTTTCGGTAAAAGGAGTTTTAAGCTCTGACGATCTTGAAAAAGTACATTTGGAAGCCAAAAAATACCTCAATAAAGATGATATTTTGTCGGCCTGGAAAGTACTTTTAGCAAAACAATAA
- a CDS encoding DUF3127 domain-containing protein, with translation MEVTGKVKVVNPEQQVSAAFKKRELVVTTDEQYPQHILIEFTQDKCDLLSSYKQGEAVKVSINLRGREWVNPQGETRYFNSIQGWRIERLAPEGPGQTPPMPAAEAFAPATNLNEDEPDDLPF, from the coding sequence ATGGAAGTTACAGGGAAAGTAAAAGTGGTGAACCCAGAGCAACAAGTTAGTGCTGCATTCAAAAAAAGAGAGTTGGTTGTTACCACAGATGAGCAATATCCACAGCATATTTTGATCGAATTTACGCAAGATAAATGCGATTTATTAAGTAGCTACAAACAAGGTGAGGCAGTAAAAGTTTCTATCAATTTAAGAGGAAGAGAATGGGTTAATCCACAAGGAGAAACCAGATATTTCAATAGTATTCAGGGTTGGAGAATCGAAAGACTGGCACCGGAAGGTCCTGGACAAACGCCTCCAATGCCAGCTGCAGAAGCTTTTGCACCTGCAACTAATTTAAACGAAGACGAACCGGACGATTTACCGTTCTAA
- the aat gene encoding leucyl/phenylalanyl-tRNA--protein transferase gives MYYVFNDLFFPPVSEADEEGILAIGGDLDPERLKLAYQSGIFPWFNEGEPILWWSPDPRMVLFLDELIVSKSMRNVLNRKQFKVTFNKSFREVISNCQKIKREGQDGTWISNEMIDAYCKLNEQGIAKSVEVWQDDVLVGGLYGIDLGHVFCGESMFSKVSNASKVAFIALVNYLKEGNYKLLDCQVYNSHLESLGCREIDREEFIAILKKE, from the coding sequence ATGTATTACGTATTTAACGATTTGTTCTTTCCGCCCGTTTCAGAAGCCGATGAAGAAGGAATTCTCGCCATTGGCGGAGATTTAGATCCGGAAAGACTAAAGTTGGCTTATCAAAGCGGAATTTTTCCCTGGTTTAATGAAGGAGAGCCTATTCTTTGGTGGTCACCGGATCCCAGAATGGTTTTGTTTTTGGATGAACTGATCGTGTCAAAAAGTATGCGTAATGTTTTGAATAGAAAACAATTCAAGGTTACTTTTAATAAAAGTTTCAGAGAGGTGATTTCGAATTGCCAAAAAATAAAACGTGAAGGACAGGATGGAACCTGGATTTCAAACGAAATGATTGATGCTTATTGTAAGCTTAACGAGCAGGGAATCGCAAAATCTGTCGAGGTTTGGCAGGATGACGTTCTCGTTGGAGGCTTGTATGGGATCGATTTGGGTCATGTTTTTTGCGGCGAAAGTATGTTTTCGAAAGTATCAAATGCTTCAAAAGTAGCTTTCATAGCTTTGGTGAATTATTTAAAAGAAGGAAATTATAAACTCCTGGATTGTCAGGTCTACAACTCCCATTTAGAAAGTTTGGGCTGTCGTGAGATTGATCGCGAGGAGTTTATAGCGATCTTAAAAAAGGAGTGA
- a CDS encoding ThiF family adenylyltransferase, which translates to MSIIQEFLRYNRQTILPEIGDEGQEKLKKARVLVIGAGGLGCPILQYIATAGVGYIGIMDFDTIEIHNLHRQILYTEKEIGQLKAVVAKEAVSELNPLITVEAIVEKITPENAVQVIEQYDIVVDGSDNFTTRYLVNDTCVALQKTLVYGSILKFEGQISVFNHKGSKNLRDLFPEMPDPKDVPNCNLNGVLGTLPGIMGTMMAHETLKIILELPTLNNELVLFNTINWNFTKLNF; encoded by the coding sequence ATGAGCATCATACAGGAATTTTTACGTTACAACAGGCAAACCATTCTTCCCGAAATTGGCGACGAAGGTCAGGAAAAACTCAAAAAGGCAAGGGTTCTAGTAATTGGTGCCGGTGGTTTAGGATGTCCTATTTTACAATACATTGCCACAGCAGGAGTTGGTTATATCGGTATTATGGACTTTGACACTATCGAGATTCATAATCTTCACCGACAAATTTTATATACCGAAAAAGAAATTGGCCAACTTAAAGCTGTTGTTGCAAAAGAAGCAGTTTCAGAACTCAATCCATTAATAACAGTCGAAGCTATAGTCGAGAAAATAACTCCGGAAAATGCCGTACAGGTTATTGAACAATATGATATTGTGGTCGATGGTTCGGATAATTTTACTACACGCTATTTGGTTAACGATACCTGTGTGGCGCTGCAAAAAACTCTGGTTTATGGCAGCATCTTAAAGTTTGAAGGACAAATTTCCGTTTTCAATCACAAGGGCAGTAAAAATTTACGTGATTTATTTCCCGAAATGCCGGACCCGAAAGATGTCCCGAATTGTAATCTGAATGGTGTTTTAGGAACATTACCCGGAATTATGGGTACGATGATGGCACATGAGACCCTCAAAATAATTTTGGAATTACCAACTTTAAACAATGAGCTGGTGCTTTTTAATACGATAAACTGGAATTTTACAAAACTTAATTTCTAA
- the thiH gene encoding 2-iminoacetate synthase ThiH, which translates to MKTFKSVFENYNWDDIQSRIYQITSKDVERTLAKAKYTLDDFLTLISPSAQNYLEQMAQKCHEITKKRFGKTIQMYAPLYLSNECQNICTYCGFSLDNKIKRKTLTDAEIKIEVEALKEIGFDHVLLVTGEANYTVNINYFLNAIALIRKEFSIISVEVQPLSTEDYERLHQAGVYSVLVYQETYHQEVYKKYHTKGKKSNFDYRLETPDRIGTAGIHKMGLGVLLGLEDWRTDSFFNALHLDYLQKKYWQTKYSVSFPRLRPAEGIIEPNFIMDDKNLTQLICAYRLWNEDLEISISTRENEKFRNNIIPIGVTSMSAGSKTNPGGYVVDPQSLEQFEISDERCAKEIAQIITNSGYEPVWKDWDKSFSQQI; encoded by the coding sequence ATGAAAACATTTAAATCTGTTTTTGAAAACTATAATTGGGATGATATTCAATCCAGAATCTATCAAATTACATCGAAAGATGTCGAGCGGACTTTGGCCAAAGCCAAATACACCCTCGATGATTTTTTGACTCTGATTTCTCCTTCTGCACAAAATTATCTGGAGCAGATGGCACAAAAATGCCATGAAATTACCAAAAAGCGTTTTGGAAAAACCATACAAATGTACGCTCCTTTATATCTAAGCAACGAATGCCAAAATATCTGTACATATTGCGGATTTAGTTTGGACAATAAAATCAAACGAAAAACCCTTACTGATGCTGAGATAAAAATTGAGGTAGAAGCTTTAAAAGAGATTGGTTTTGACCATGTTTTATTGGTGACCGGTGAAGCAAATTATACCGTCAACATCAATTATTTTTTGAATGCAATTGCCTTAATACGAAAAGAATTCTCCATTATTTCTGTGGAAGTCCAGCCGCTTTCAACCGAAGATTACGAACGTTTACATCAGGCTGGTGTATATTCCGTTTTGGTATATCAGGAGACCTACCATCAGGAAGTGTATAAAAAATACCATACAAAAGGCAAAAAATCAAACTTTGATTATAGACTCGAAACTCCCGATCGTATTGGGACAGCAGGTATCCATAAGATGGGATTGGGGGTTTTATTAGGCTTGGAAGACTGGCGAACCGATAGCTTTTTTAATGCGCTACATCTGGATTATCTTCAAAAGAAATACTGGCAGACTAAATATTCGGTTTCTTTTCCGAGACTACGCCCGGCAGAAGGCATTATTGAACCTAATTTTATTATGGATGACAAAAATTTGACACAGCTTATTTGTGCCTATCGCCTATGGAATGAGGATTTGGAAATCTCAATCTCGACACGTGAGAATGAGAAGTTCAGAAACAATATTATCCCTATTGGTGTGACCAGTATGAGCGCGGGCTCTAAAACCAATCCCGGCGGCTACGTTGTTGATCCGCAATCTCTGGAACAATTTGAAATCAGTGACGAGCGTTGTGCCAAAGAAATTGCACAAATTATAACGAATTCAGGCTACGAACCTGTCTGGAAAGACTGGGATAAAAGTTTTAGTCAACAAATTTAA
- a CDS encoding thiazole synthase, with protein MQTSLFNIGDKTLSSRLFLGTGKFGSNQEMENAILASESELVTVALKRIDLETETDAILTHLNHPNIHLLPNTSGARNAKEAVFAAQLAREALETNWLKLEIHPDPKYLMPDPIETLKATEELAKLGFFILPYIHADPVLCKHLESAGTTAVMPLGSPIGSNKGLKTIDFLEIIVEQSNVPVIVDAGIGSPSDAAKAMEIGADAVLVNTAIAVAGNPTLMAEAFKEAVIAGRKAFEAKIAHQQNYAVASSPLTAFLHD; from the coding sequence ATGCAAACGTCATTGTTTAACATCGGAGACAAAACCTTAAGCTCCCGTCTATTTTTAGGGACAGGAAAATTCGGTTCGAATCAGGAAATGGAAAATGCTATTTTGGCATCAGAAAGTGAGTTGGTCACGGTAGCGTTGAAACGTATCGATCTCGAAACCGAAACTGATGCTATTCTAACGCATTTAAATCATCCGAACATCCATTTATTGCCCAATACGTCGGGGGCACGAAACGCCAAAGAAGCCGTTTTCGCTGCGCAATTGGCGAGAGAAGCGTTAGAAACGAACTGGCTGAAACTTGAAATTCATCCCGATCCGAAATATTTAATGCCCGATCCGATAGAGACTCTAAAAGCAACAGAGGAACTCGCCAAACTTGGTTTTTTCATCTTGCCGTACATCCATGCCGATCCTGTATTATGCAAACATCTGGAAAGCGCCGGAACAACAGCTGTTATGCCTTTAGGTTCTCCTATTGGGAGCAACAAAGGTTTAAAAACGATTGATTTTTTAGAAATTATTGTCGAACAAAGTAATGTTCCCGTGATCGTCGATGCCGGAATCGGATCACCTTCGGATGCTGCAAAAGCAATGGAAATTGGTGCTGATGCTGTTTTAGTGAATACTGCAATTGCCGTAGCCGGAAATCCCACATTAATGGCCGAAGCGTTTAAAGAAGCAGTCATTGCTGGCCGAAAAGCTTTTGAGGCTAAAATTGCTCATCAGCAAAATTACGCTGTGGCTTCGAGTCCTTTAACGGCTTTTTTACATGACTAG
- a CDS encoding thiamine phosphate synthase: MYHKLQYISQGKTIEEQLYNIHQALDAGCDWVQLRFKNQTEKDTFTLAEAVKFLCEEYLANFIVNDNLHLAQQIAADGVHLGLSDMKIDEARTILGNTKIIGATANTFEDIENHIKNGCDYIGLGPFRFTTTKEKLSPILGLSGYFKIIQELKRNKLEIPVYAIGGITLNDVSPLMETGIHGIAISGMLTESDQKEKLIQQLNEKLYANVIV; encoded by the coding sequence ATGTATCATAAATTACAATATATCTCTCAGGGGAAAACCATAGAGGAACAACTGTATAATATCCATCAGGCTCTAGATGCCGGATGCGATTGGGTACAGTTACGTTTTAAAAATCAAACGGAGAAAGACACTTTCACTCTGGCGGAAGCAGTAAAATTTTTATGCGAAGAATATCTCGCTAATTTTATTGTAAACGACAACCTGCATCTCGCTCAGCAGATCGCCGCAGACGGAGTTCATTTGGGACTATCAGACATGAAAATTGACGAAGCAAGGACAATACTTGGAAATACCAAAATCATAGGAGCAACAGCCAACACTTTTGAAGACATTGAAAATCACATCAAAAATGGCTGCGATTATATTGGTTTGGGGCCCTTTCGTTTTACAACAACCAAAGAAAAACTAAGTCCAATTCTGGGATTGTCAGGTTATTTTAAAATTATTCAGGAGCTAAAACGCAATAAACTGGAGATTCCTGTTTATGCTATTGGAGGAATCACTCTGAACGATGTCTCTCCTTTAATGGAAACCGGGATTCATGGAATTGCAATCTCCGGAATGCTTACAGAAAGTGATCAAAAAGAAAAACTCATTCAACAATTAAACGAAAAGTTATATGCAAACGTCATTGTTTAA
- a CDS encoding hydroxymethylpyrimidine/phosphomethylpyrimidine kinase: MSANRPITLSIAGFDPSGGAGVLADIKTFEQHQVTGFAILTANTIQTEDEFIEIQWTDLSFVIHSIETFFDRYKISAVKIGIVPSLDYLNPILSTIKQASPSTLIVWDPVLKSSTQFEFMSIEDRLELNDTLSKIDLITPNYNEIEILFPGFITNQSEFQNKIPTNILLKGGHNPSATGTDRLFLKNEIIDLLPSDKKCFAKHGSGCVLSAAIASNLARNPSLEKACRNAKNYIEKYLNSTPTLIGHHYVS, translated from the coding sequence ATGTCAGCAAATCGTCCAATCACACTTTCAATAGCAGGTTTTGATCCTTCGGGCGGTGCCGGTGTTTTAGCGGATATCAAAACATTCGAGCAGCATCAGGTAACAGGTTTTGCTATCTTAACTGCCAATACCATTCAGACGGAAGACGAGTTTATTGAAATTCAATGGACCGATTTGAGCTTTGTAATTCATTCTATTGAAACCTTTTTTGATCGTTATAAAATCAGTGCGGTCAAAATTGGAATTGTACCGTCTTTGGATTATCTGAATCCCATTCTTTCGACCATAAAACAAGCATCCCCAAGCACTTTAATAGTTTGGGACCCGGTTTTAAAATCGTCTACCCAATTTGAATTTATGAGTATTGAAGATCGTTTAGAATTAAATGATACGCTGTCAAAAATTGACTTAATTACTCCTAATTACAACGAAATTGAAATATTGTTTCCGGGTTTTATTACCAATCAATCTGAATTTCAGAATAAAATTCCAACAAACATTCTATTAAAAGGCGGGCATAATCCTTCGGCAACCGGAACGGATCGTTTGTTCCTAAAGAACGAAATCATCGACCTTCTGCCTTCTGATAAAAAATGCTTTGCCAAACACGGTTCCGGCTGTGTATTATCCGCCGCGATTGCCTCAAATCTTGCACGTAATCCATCTTTGGAAAAAGCTTGCAGGAATGCGAAAAACTACATCGAAAAATACCTGAATTCCACTCCAACCTTAATCGGACATCATTATGTATCATAA
- a CDS encoding thiamine phosphate synthase: MIVITNPSAIANEISILDSLFEEGLALLHIRKPDFSENEMAVFLHQIKLENRNKLVLHNYPVLAEDFGINRIHFSEKERKNNNLNTVNGIIFSTSTHSIEDFNSLPPEFGYAFLSPVYQSISKEDYYPETNLFEALNSKINHKTKVIALGGIDVKNIQKTLENGFDDVALLGAIWKNKNPIKQFKLCQQIVQSHFQ; the protein is encoded by the coding sequence ATGATCGTAATTACCAATCCTTCTGCTATAGCAAATGAAATCAGCATTCTGGATTCTTTATTTGAAGAAGGATTGGCATTGCTTCATATCAGGAAGCCTGATTTTTCTGAAAATGAAATGGCAGTTTTTCTTCATCAAATAAAATTAGAAAACAGAAACAAACTGGTTTTGCACAATTATCCTGTTCTGGCAGAAGACTTTGGAATAAACCGAATTCATTTTTCGGAAAAAGAAAGAAAAAACAACAATTTAAATACTGTAAATGGAATCATATTTTCCACATCAACGCATTCAATAGAAGATTTCAATTCCTTACCACCCGAGTTTGGCTACGCATTTTTAAGCCCGGTCTACCAAAGTATTTCCAAAGAGGACTATTATCCGGAAACGAATCTTTTTGAAGCTTTAAACTCGAAAATAAATCACAAGACTAAAGTTATCGCTTTAGGAGGAATTGATGTCAAAAACATCCAAAAAACACTAGAAAATGGCTTTGATGATGTGGCTCTTTTAGGAGCTATCTGGAAAAATAAAAACCCTATAAAACAATTCAAATTATGTCAGCAAATCGTCCAATCACACTTTCAATAG
- the thiC gene encoding phosphomethylpyrimidine synthase ThiC, with the protein MTTEEQISRTPFPNSKKVYINGELHPIKVAMREIHLSDTKLSNGGVEKNPPVTVYDTSGPYTDPNVEIDIRKGLPRLREQWILDRNDVEILDEITSDYGQSRLRDESLNHLRFEYLHQPKRAKKGANVTQLFYAKQGIITPEMEYIAIRENQRIELLNEQTKAMQCQHGGHSFGANTPKSKITPEFVRSEVACGRAIIPNNINHPESEPMIVGRNFLVKINANIGNSAVTSSIEEEVEKAVWACRWGADTIMDLSTGKNIHETREWIIRNSPVPIGTVPIYQALEKVKGIAEDLTWEVFRDTLIEQAEQGVSYFTIHAGVLLRYIHLTADRVTGIVSRGGSIMAKWCLFHHKENFLYTHFEEICEIMKQYDVAFSLGDGLRPGSIADANDAAQFAELETLGELTKIAWKHDVQVFIEGPGHVPMHMIKENMDKQLEHCHEAPFYTLGPLTTDIAPGYDHITSAIGAAMIGWYGCAMLCYVTPKEHLGLPNKKDVKDGVITYKISAHAADLAKGHPGAQYRDNALSKARFEFRWEDQFNLALDPDTAREFHDETLPADGAKVAHFCSMCGPKFCSMKISQEIRDVAAAEKGMQEKSEEFIEQGKEIYI; encoded by the coding sequence ATGACTACAGAAGAACAAATTTCCAGAACCCCGTTTCCTAATTCTAAAAAAGTTTATATCAACGGAGAATTACATCCGATCAAAGTGGCCATGCGCGAAATACATCTTAGCGACACCAAACTTTCAAACGGCGGAGTTGAAAAAAATCCTCCCGTAACCGTTTATGACACTTCTGGCCCCTATACTGATCCTAATGTTGAAATCGATATTAGAAAAGGGCTTCCAAGATTAAGAGAGCAATGGATTTTAGACCGAAATGACGTCGAAATTCTGGATGAAATCACTTCAGATTACGGACAAAGCCGATTACGCGATGAGAGCTTAAATCATCTTCGATTTGAATATTTGCACCAGCCTAAAAGAGCCAAAAAAGGAGCCAACGTTACACAATTGTTTTACGCCAAACAAGGTATTATCACACCTGAGATGGAATATATTGCTATTCGTGAAAACCAGCGAATAGAGCTTTTAAACGAACAAACCAAAGCAATGCAATGTCAGCACGGCGGTCATAGTTTTGGAGCTAATACCCCTAAAAGCAAAATTACTCCCGAATTTGTTCGCAGCGAAGTAGCTTGCGGAAGGGCCATTATCCCTAACAACATTAACCATCCTGAGAGTGAACCTATGATCGTTGGGCGTAACTTTTTAGTAAAAATAAACGCCAACATCGGTAATAGTGCCGTGACTTCGAGTATTGAAGAAGAAGTAGAAAAAGCGGTCTGGGCTTGCCGTTGGGGAGCAGACACGATTATGGATCTTTCAACAGGTAAAAACATCCACGAAACCCGAGAGTGGATTATCCGTAACTCTCCTGTGCCGATTGGTACTGTGCCGATTTATCAGGCCTTAGAAAAAGTAAAAGGAATTGCCGAAGATTTAACTTGGGAAGTTTTCCGTGATACTTTAATTGAACAGGCTGAACAAGGGGTTTCTTATTTCACGATTCATGCCGGAGTACTGTTGCGCTATATCCATTTGACTGCCGATCGTGTTACCGGAATTGTTTCTCGCGGTGGATCTATCATGGCCAAATGGTGCTTGTTTCACCATAAAGAAAACTTCTTGTACACTCATTTTGAGGAAATCTGTGAAATCATGAAACAATATGACGTGGCTTTTTCTCTTGGAGATGGTTTACGTCCTGGTTCTATTGCAGATGCCAACGATGCAGCGCAATTTGCCGAATTAGAGACTTTAGGAGAGCTGACTAAAATTGCCTGGAAACATGACGTTCAGGTTTTCATCGAGGGTCCTGGTCACGTTCCGATGCACATGATCAAAGAGAATATGGACAAACAACTGGAACACTGTCATGAAGCTCCTTTCTATACTTTAGGACCTCTAACGACGGATATTGCACCAGGTTACGATCACATTACCTCTGCTATCGGAGCCGCGATGATTGGCTGGTACGGCTGTGCGATGTTGTGCTATGTTACTCCAAAAGAACACCTTGGCTTACCTAACAAAAAAGATGTAAAAGATGGTGTAATCACCTATAAAATTTCTGCCCATGCTGCCGATCTTGCCAAAGGTCATCCGGGAGCACAATACCGCGACAATGCTTTGAGCAAAGCTCGTTTTGAATTTCGTTGGGAAGATCAGTTCAATTTAGCCCTTGATCCGGATACGGCCAGAGAATTTCACGATGAAACTCTTCCTGCTGACGGTGCGAAAGTTGCTCATTTTTGTTCGATGTGCGGCCCTAAATTCTGCTCGATGAAGATCTCTCAGGAAATTCGTGACGTAGCCGCGGCTGAAAAAGGAATGCAAGAGAAATCAGAAGAATTTATTGAACAGGGGAAAGAGATTTATATCTAG
- the thiS gene encoding sulfur carrier protein ThiS: MELKINQQIKKFNAESLSIQSLLDLEIPNKQNGIAVAINNTVVPKSNWNQQLVSETDEILIISATQGG, from the coding sequence ATGGAACTAAAAATCAACCAACAAATCAAAAAATTCAATGCTGAATCGCTAAGCATTCAATCATTGCTCGATCTCGAAATTCCGAACAAACAAAACGGAATTGCCGTTGCCATCAACAATACTGTTGTTCCAAAATCCAACTGGAACCAACAACTTGTATCCGAAACTGACGAAATTCTGATTATTTCTGCTACTCAGGGAGGTTAA
- a CDS encoding DNA-3-methyladenine glycosylase I: MENKNLVRCGWCSSSDLYKKYHDEEWGVAIYDDPSIFEFLILETFQAGLSWITILNKRENFRAAFDQFDYKKIAQYPEEKIESLLQDTGIIRNKLKIRATVSNAQAFLKVQEEFGTFSDYIWKFVNGKPIDNNPKTLKDVPATTPISDEISKDLKKRGFKFVGSTVIYAHMQATGMVNDHVADCWTRTR, encoded by the coding sequence ATGGAGAATAAAAATCTGGTACGCTGCGGCTGGTGTTCTTCCAGCGATTTATATAAAAAATACCACGACGAAGAATGGGGTGTTGCCATTTATGACGACCCGTCTATTTTCGAATTTTTAATTCTGGAAACTTTTCAGGCAGGTTTAAGCTGGATTACGATTCTGAATAAAAGAGAGAATTTCAGAGCCGCTTTTGATCAGTTCGATTATAAAAAAATCGCTCAATATCCGGAAGAAAAAATAGAGTCCTTACTACAGGATACTGGAATTATTCGCAACAAACTTAAAATTCGCGCCACTGTTTCAAACGCACAGGCATTCCTGAAAGTGCAGGAAGAATTTGGCACTTTCTCAGACTATATTTGGAAATTTGTCAACGGAAAACCGATCGACAACAACCCGAAAACATTAAAAGACGTCCCTGCTACTACTCCCATTTCGGACGAAATTAGTAAAGATTTGAAAAAAAGAGGCTTCAAGTTTGTCGGATCAACCGTGATTTACGCTCATATGCAGGCTACCGGTATGGTTAACGATCATGTTGCAGACTGCTGGACAAGGACTAGATAG